From Etheostoma spectabile isolate EspeVRDwgs_2016 unplaced genomic scaffold, UIUC_Espe_1.0 scaffold00018858, whole genome shotgun sequence, one genomic window encodes:
- the LOC116682856 gene encoding deoxynucleoside triphosphate triphosphohydrolase SAMHD1 → MSDSSKTPQKKLKMDDSKVFNDPIHGTVILHPLLIKIIDTPQFQRLRNIKQLGGAYFVYPGASHNRFEHSIGVAHLAGQLVEALRARQPELNINDRDVLCVKIAGLCHDLGHGPFSHLYDQMFIPKVPHPPGLLGEKMAKWKHEEASVEMFNHLVKSNDLKLDELKLPKDMDFIREMINGPKDPKGGKKKPLAVEWPYKGRTKEKSFLYEIVANKWNGIDVDKFDYFARDCHHLGMKNNFDHLRFIQFVRVCEVEGLKHICSRDKEVNNLYDMFYTRNCLHRRAYQHRVNKIIEYMTAEAFLKADKHIQIEGSQGQLYTLSTAIGDMEAYTKLTDHVFEQILNSSSVELAEAKKILERILSRDHYRFLGETKPPQVPTEESQLQWQKELVPQGGDGGVKLTQEDIVVLVATFDYGKKKEDPINNVFFYSKRNPDTAFKITKDQVSKLLPECFSEQLIRGYIKKTDEQSVEAARKHFSNLYK, encoded by the exons ATGTCTGACAGCTCCAAAACACCACAGAAGAAATTGAAGATGGACGATAGCAAG GTGTTTAATGATCCCATCCACGGGACGGTGATATTACACCCACTTCTTATCAAAATCATCGACACACCTCAGTTCCAGAGACTGCGAAACATCAAGCAGCTTGGAGGGGCCTACTTTGTTTACCCTGGAGCCTCCCACAACCGCTTTGAACACTCCATTGg GGTGGCGCACTTGGCAGGTCAACTTGTGGAAGCTCTGCGTGCAAGGCAGCCGGAACTCAACATCAATGACAGAGACGTCCTTTGTGTGAAGATTGCTGGTCTCTGCCATGACCTGG GACATGGGCCCTTTTCCCATCTGTATGATCAAATGTTCATACCCAAAGTACCACATCCACCAGGTCTACTAGGTGAAAAAATGGCAAAGTGGAAG CACGAAGAAGCCTCTGTGGAGATGTTCAATCATCTGGTGAAATCGAATGATCTGAAGCTGGATGAGCTGAAGCTGCCCAAGGACATGGATTTCATCAGAGAGATGATTAATGGACCAAAAGACCCTAAGGGAGGAAAGAAGAAACCTCTGGCAGTTGAG TGGCCATATAAGGGTCGGACAAAGGAAAAATCCTTCCTCTATGAAATCGTGGCCAACAAATGGAACGGCATTGATGTGGACAAGTTTGACTACTTTGCCAG GGACTGCCACCACCTGGGCATGAAGAACAACTTTGACCATCTCCGCTTCATTCAGTTTGTCAGAGTGTGTGAGGTGGAAGGGCTGAAACACATCTGCAGTAGAGACAAG GAGGTGAACAATCTGTATGACATGTTCTACACCAGGAACTGTCTCCACAGAAGAGCCTACCAGCACAGAGTGAACAAGATCATAGAGTATAT GACCGCAGAGGCCTTTTTAAAAGCAGACAAGCACATCCAGATTGAAGGCTCACAAGGCCAGCTGTACACTCTCTCTACAGCCATAGGTGACATGGAGGCCTACACCAAGCTGACAG ATCATGTGTTTGAACAAATCCTCAACTCTTCCTCCGTGGAGCTGGCTGAGGCAAAGAAGATTCTAGAAAGGATCCTCTCTCGAGACCACTACAGGTTTCTGGGTGAAACCAAGCCTCCACAAGTCCCCACCGAG GAGAGCCAACTTCAGTGGCAAAAGGAATTGGTCCCTCAGGGAGGCGATGGGGGTGTCAAGCTGACACAAGAGGACATTGTAGTCTTA GTTGCTACTTTTGACtatggaaagaaaaaagaggaccccatcaataatgtgtttttctacagCAAGAGAAACCCTGACACAGCATTCAAAATCACCAAAGACCAG GTGTCCAAGCTTCTCCCAGAATGCTTTTCTGAGCAGCTGATCCGTGGTTACATTAAGAAGACAGATGAGCAGAGTGTGGAGGCTGCCAGGAAGCACTTCTCCAACTTGTATAAATAA